One region of Polyodon spathula isolate WHYD16114869_AA chromosome 25, ASM1765450v1, whole genome shotgun sequence genomic DNA includes:
- the LOC121299937 gene encoding aldehyde dehydrogenase family 3 member B1-like: MQAVARSLTPVTLVLRGRNPCYMDWECDVAIVAQHIACACFHNAGQCDVAPDFVLCHAEVQACLVLALRSCLLQFYGPEPCHSTSFGRLVNAELFTHVQDLLLASGKVAIGGEMDETEKYIGEQLLLTPLLLYQHGEFVFDCCGLLGWHQQVV, encoded by the coding sequence ATGCAGGCCGTGGCTCGCTCGCTGACCCCAGTCACTCTGGTTCTGAGAGGGAGGAACCCATGCTACATGGACTGGGAATGTGATGTCGCCATTGTTGCACAGCACATCGCATGTGCATGCTTCCACAATGCCGGGCAGTGCGACGTGGCTCCTGACTTTGTGCTGTGCCACGCTGAGGTGCAGGCCTGTCTGGTCCTGGCACTGCGCTCCTGTCTGCTGCAGTTCTACGGCCCTGAGCCATGCCATTCCACCAGCTTCGGGCGACTGGTCAACGCAGAGCTCTTCACCCACGTCCAAGACCTGCTGCTGGCCAGCGGGAAAGTGGCTATAGGTGGCGAGATGGATGAGACAGAGAAATACATTGGTGAGCAACTATTACTTACTCCTCTGCTGCTTTACCAGCATGGTGAATTTGTCTTTGATTGCTGTGGTCTTCTTGGGTGGCACCAACAGGTGGTCTGA
- the LOC121299938 gene encoding corrinoid adenosyltransferase-like: MCDRFYMEMMQEHGRAILCNCQKKTRFSEKPVSDLEHWIDKYTDQLPALTNFILPSGGKSSAALHLARAVCRRAERRVAPIVRAGEADHSVAKYLNRLIDYLFTLARFAAMKEGKEEMVCRRTVEE; this comes from the exons ATGTGTGACCGCTTTTACATGGAAATGATGCAGGAACACGGCAGAGCAATATTATGCAACTGCCAG AAAAAAACAAGGTTTAGTGAGAAGCCTGTCTCAGATTTGGAGCATTGGATCGATAAATACACAGATCAGCTGCCAGCCCTGACCAATTTCATCTTACCT TCAGGAGGGAAGAGCAGTGCTGCCCTACACCTGGCCAGAGCAGTCTGTCGGAGAGCGGAGCGCAG AGTGGCTCCGATCGTACGAGCAGGAGAAGCTGACCATAGTGTTGCTAAATATCTTAACAG GCTTATCGACTACCTGTTCACATTGGCCAGGTTTGCAGCTATGAAAGAGGGAAAGGAAGAGATGGTTTGCAGAAGAACTGTGGAGGAATAA
- the LOC121299935 gene encoding mevalonate kinase-like, which yields MLARECIVSAPGKVILHGEHAVVHGKMALAVSLNLRTYLRIQPGSEGRVSVNMPNIDTFLSWDVSSLHTQLPASRAGLQSAVEPDPAVVQKLREYAGLVDGLADTRSLAVLTFLYIYLSVFAESRELPSLTMVVWSELPTGAGLGSSAAFSVCLSAALLACRGAITCPAVEAGQTARWSDDELELINKWAFQGEKIIHGNPSGVDNAVGTWGGALRYHSGKTKPLSSTPVLRILLTNTRVPRSTKVLVAGVRDKMTKFPAIMNPVLESIDAISCECERTLMEMASRPEIQHYRVLEELIDINQHHLNVMGVGHPSLDRLCQVSLAHGLHSKLTGAGGGGCGITLLTPDTDSLEVERSIQELKDCGYDCWETSIGAPGVLHHSSSSLKEDVLKVLNGY from the exons ATGCTCGCCAGGGAATGCATCGTATCTGCACCTGGAAAGGTTATTCTTCACGGTGAACATGCAGTGGTGCACGGAAAG ATGGCGTTGGCTGTAAGCTTAAACTTGAGGACTTACCTCAGAATCCAGCCTGGCTCTGAAGGGAGAGTGTCCGTCAACATGCCCAACATAGACACCTTCCTGAGCTGGGACGTGTCCTCCCTGCACACCCAGCTTCCTGCCAGCAGGG CTGGTTTGCAGAGTGCTGTGGAGCCAGACCCAGCAGTGGTTCAGAAGCTGCGTGAGTATGCAGGTCTCGTGGATGGATTGGCAGACACACGCAGCCTGGCAGTCCTCACCTTCCTCTACATATACCTCTCTGTGTTTGCAGAATCCAG AGAGCTGCCCAGCTTGACCATGGTTGTGTGGTCTGAGCTGCCCACTGGGGCTGGTCTTGGCTCAAGCGCCGCTTTCTCTGTCTGCCTCTCCGCTGCTCTGCTGGCCTGCAGAGGGGCGATCACCTGCCCGGCTGTAGAAGCAGGACAGACTGCAAG GTGGAGCGACGACGAGCTGGAGCTGATTAACAAGTGGGCGTTCCAGGGAGAGAAAATCATCCACGGCAATCCATCAGGGGTGGACAATGCCGTGGGCACCTGGG GTGGAGCTTTACGATACCACTCGGGGAAGACCAAGCCATTAAGCAG CACTCCTGTTTTAAGAATTCTACTCACAAACACTCGAGTTCCCCGGAGTACCAAGGTTCTAGTGGCAGGAGTGAGAGACAAAATGACTAAG TTTCCTGCTATAATGAATCCGGTGCTGGAATCAATAGATGCCATTTCCTGCGAGTGTGAGCGAACCCTAATGGAGATGGCGAGCAGACCTGAAATACAACACTACCGGGTATTAGAG GAGCTGATTGACATTAACCAGCACCACCTGAATGTGATGGGCGTGGGGCACCCCTCCCTGGACAGGCTGTGCCAGGTCAGCTTGGCACACGGACTGCACAGCAAGCTGACTGGGGCCGGGGGAGGAGGCTGTGGCATCACTCTGCTCACACCAG acactGACAGCTTAGAAGTTGAAAGATCGATACAGGAACTGAAAGACTGTGGCTATGATTGCTGGGAAACTAGCATTGGTGCACCTGGTGTTCTGCATCACTCTTCGTCCTCCCTGAAGGAAGACGTGTTAAAGGTTTTAAACGGTTACTAA